In Streptomyces sp. P3, one DNA window encodes the following:
- a CDS encoding cutinase family protein, producing MRIRLCLAALSLVGGVGLTTLSAPTASAAACSDIDVVAARGTFEPGTLGLIVGDPVYSALQRKLTGKKLSGYAVSYPADLSLTSAAQGNADLVNHVKAQAAACPAQRFLLVGYSQGANVVDNSLGISSAGAVVGSPIVATLPAAVEPKVAAVLLFGNPIRALGKSVTGVYRSRTMDLCADGDPICENGGDDVLAHLGYTSDAGAAATFAASRV from the coding sequence TGACCACCCTCTCGGCCCCCACGGCATCCGCTGCCGCCTGCTCGGACATCGACGTCGTGGCAGCTCGCGGCACCTTCGAGCCGGGCACGCTCGGCCTGATCGTCGGCGACCCGGTGTATTCCGCTCTGCAGAGGAAACTGACAGGAAAGAAACTCTCCGGCTATGCGGTGAGCTATCCCGCCGATCTTTCCCTGACGTCCGCCGCACAGGGAAACGCCGATCTCGTGAACCACGTCAAGGCGCAGGCCGCGGCCTGTCCCGCTCAGCGGTTCCTGCTGGTCGGTTATTCGCAGGGCGCGAACGTCGTCGACAACTCCCTCGGCATCAGCAGCGCCGGTGCGGTGGTGGGCAGCCCCATCGTGGCGACCCTCCCCGCCGCCGTCGAGCCGAAGGTCGCCGCGGTCCTGCTGTTCGGCAACCCGATCCGGGCGCTCGGCAAGAGCGTCACCGGCGTCTACCGGAGCCGCACCATGGACTTATGCGCCGACGGCGACCCCATCTGCGAGAACGGCGGGGACGACGTGCTGGCGCACCTCGGCTACACCTCCGACGCCGGCGCGGCGGCCACGTTCGCCGCGAGCAGGGTCTGA